The following are from one region of the Phoenix dactylifera cultivar Barhee BC4 unplaced genomic scaffold, palm_55x_up_171113_PBpolish2nd_filt_p 001265F, whole genome shotgun sequence genome:
- the LOC120108307 gene encoding uncharacterized protein LOC120108307 isoform X1 yields MVLLSYHYGTIIYVIFINIFAAEWWVHFGGSARNLKRIAIRILSQTVSSSGCERNWSTFVLIHSKQRNRLMQKRLNDLIYVHYNLRLRLKCIQEEVELKYTNPIYGSFTADDDDPLLGWLVGQQQEPELDEPGSPPQPATFIATETGVDPEQWAERNIPRTFRADQPQAQGSQTERARKEKQRIPMESVEEETWTSSDEGSGGDGSSSHGGSGGQYGTHETQPEGGLYFTGESQFMGATQDTDHGRPPDRFREDIIGYRRRALRGRSGRQDTTADPTTYGYGFYYPQPQPDEYGYGALDFASAIFGWAPTQSEDTSQSQSMSERSDSSYNLACVSSDWVDLPPPDYTYNPDIYESHRHSSRF; encoded by the coding sequence ATGGTGTTACTTAGTTACCATTATGGaactatcatatatgtaatttttataaatatttttgcagctgaatggtgggtgcattttggcggatccgcgagaaatctaaagcggatagctatccggatcctctcccAAACAGTCTCCTCTAGTGGATGTGAGCGCAATTGGTCCACCTTCGTCCTTATCCATAGCAAACAAAGAAACCGTTTGATGcaaaagcgcctcaacgaccttatttatgtgcattacaatttgcggttgaggctaaagtgcatccaggaggaagtggagctcaagtatacAAATCCGATTTACGGATCCTTCACCGCTGATGACGATGATCCACTACTCGGCTGGCTTGTaggccagcagcaggagcccgagcttgaCGAGCCAGGATCGCCTCCACAACCAGCTACCTTCATAGCCACCGAAACTGGGGTCGATCCAgagcaatgggctgagcgcaatATTCCACGCACTTTCAGAGCTGATCAACCGCAGGCACAGGGGAGCCAGACAGAGAGGGCcaggaaagaaaaacaaagaatcccaatggagagtgtcgaggaagagacttggactagcagcgatgaaggttctggtggtgatggatcttctagccatggagggagcggaggacagtatggtactCATGAGACACAGCCGGAGGGTGGTCTTTATTTCACCGGTGAGTCCCAATTTATGGGTGCTACACAGGATACGGACCACGGTCGACCACCTGATAGATTTCGTGAGGATATTATTGGATATAGAAGACGGGCTCTTCGAGGTCGTTCAGGAAGACAGGATACGACTGCAGATCCGACAACATACGGATATGGATTCTATTATCCACAGCCTCAGCCTGacgaatatggatatggtgcattggattttgcttccgccatatttggatgggcccctacacaatcagaggacacctctcagagccagagcatGAGCGAGAGATCCGACAGTTCTTATAACCTGGCGTGCGTTTCTTCTGATTGGGTTGATTTgcctcctcctgattatacttataatccagatatctacgagagccatcggcactcgtcccgattttag
- the LOC120108307 gene encoding uncharacterized protein LOC120108307 isoform X2: protein MNPAEWWVHFGGSARNLKRIAIRILSQTVSSSGCERNWSTFVLIHSKQRNRLMQKRLNDLIYVHYNLRLRLKCIQEEVELKYTNPIYGSFTADDDDPLLGWLVGQQQEPELDEPGSPPQPATFIATETGVDPEQWAERNIPRTFRADQPQAQGSQTERARKEKQRIPMESVEEETWTSSDEGSGGDGSSSHGGSGGQYGTHETQPEGGLYFTGESQFMGATQDTDHGRPPDRFREDIIGYRRRALRGRSGRQDTTADPTTYGYGFYYPQPQPDEYGYGALDFASAIFGWAPTQSEDTSQSQSMSERSDSSYNLACVSSDWVDLPPPDYTYNPDIYESHRHSSRF from the exons ATGAATCCAG ctgaatggtgggtgcattttggcggatccgcgagaaatctaaagcggatagctatccggatcctctcccAAACAGTCTCCTCTAGTGGATGTGAGCGCAATTGGTCCACCTTCGTCCTTATCCATAGCAAACAAAGAAACCGTTTGATGcaaaagcgcctcaacgaccttatttatgtgcattacaatttgcggttgaggctaaagtgcatccaggaggaagtggagctcaagtatacAAATCCGATTTACGGATCCTTCACCGCTGATGACGATGATCCACTACTCGGCTGGCTTGTaggccagcagcaggagcccgagcttgaCGAGCCAGGATCGCCTCCACAACCAGCTACCTTCATAGCCACCGAAACTGGGGTCGATCCAgagcaatgggctgagcgcaatATTCCACGCACTTTCAGAGCTGATCAACCGCAGGCACAGGGGAGCCAGACAGAGAGGGCcaggaaagaaaaacaaagaatcccaatggagagtgtcgaggaagagacttggactagcagcgatgaaggttctggtggtgatggatcttctagccatggagggagcggaggacagtatggtactCATGAGACACAGCCGGAGGGTGGTCTTTATTTCACCGGTGAGTCCCAATTTATGGGTGCTACACAGGATACGGACCACGGTCGACCACCTGATAGATTTCGTGAGGATATTATTGGATATAGAAGACGGGCTCTTCGAGGTCGTTCAGGAAGACAGGATACGACTGCAGATCCGACAACATACGGATATGGATTCTATTATCCACAGCCTCAGCCTGacgaatatggatatggtgcattggattttgcttccgccatatttggatgggcccctacacaatcagaggacacctctcagagccagagcatGAGCGAGAGATCCGACAGTTCTTATAACCTGGCGTGCGTTTCTTCTGATTGGGTTGATTTgcctcctcctgattatacttataatccagatatctacgagagccatcggcactcgtcccgattttag